The nucleotide sequence ATCCCCCTATCCCCCTTGCTTTGAGGGGAGTAAATATCCCCCTTTTATCCCCCTTTATCCCCCTATACCCCTTGGAGGACGATGACCTTGAGGGGGGATTGTGGTTCGGGATCTCCGTCAGACCAGACGGCCAGAGGACGGAAGACCTGACGCTTGTTGTCGATCATTGCTCGGAAGAGTCCACATCCTGAGGAATTCATCTGGACCATTGCGGCCTTCTGTCCGGATTCCTGCTTGACGTTTTCCTCGGTCAGCAATCCCCATTCGGATAGCTCTTCGAGGATGGAGCGGACTTCCTGCTTCTTCTTCGTGGCTGAGCCAGCGATCTTCTCAACAACATCCTTTGTCTTGAGCTTCTGGATGCCGTCAGCCAATGTGCGGATAACCTCGCGGAAGAGATCATTTGCCTTGGATGCTTCCTGACCGGAGTTGTCTCCCATGTGAGTCAGCATGTTCGTTGCCGGATCACGTGTCAGAGCGAATTCCGGAACGGGGTCCATACGTCCCTTGTCAATGCGGAGGTAAGCGGTATCGCCTTCACGTTTGTAGATCCACATATTGTCCGGAAAGCCTTCCCAGCGTGCCGAACCGATGGAGCGTTCAAACTCTGCGTTGGACTTGCCAGCGTGCCCCATGTGCGTTGTCAGGATGATGTCCTTGACGCCGGATTCCTTCTGAAGCCTCTGAAGGGCTGTGATGTAGTCCGCTGCGTCCTCATCGGAGTTCACGGAGCCTAGGAATGCGGCCTGTAGCGGATCAATCTCAAGGATTTCGATCTTGTTGTCTCGGAGCCACTTGATAGCGCGTTCTAGGACCACTTCGTTCTGAATGAAGAGGCCTGCACCGCGCATGTTCATCACGAAGATTTTGTGGCGGTTGACGATCTGTGCACGGCGGAACCAGTCGTGCATCTGGTTCGGCATCAGCTCATAGTTCCAGACGGCTACGTTGCCTTCTACAGGCTTTACCGGGAAGCGTCCGAATAGGGGAGTGCCGTCTACGTAGGACTTGACGCGGTTGACCTGTAGGACGGTCTTACCGGCCTTTGCGGGAGCTGTGACGGTGGTGATGTGCCCAACCATCAGGAGGTGCTTCACGCGCCATTCCATCGGCTCTTCGGGCATGGTCAGCGCTGTGTGAAGGTCCATGCAGCTATCGAAGAGGGAGAGGTCAGCGTCGGAGTTCTCCACCTTGTAGCGGCGGTTTGCTTCCTCACGTGCACGCTTGTTGGCTAGCTCAACTTCAACGAGTTCCCAAGACTGGAATTTCTCGGAGGCTTCAATGCGCTTGTTGAAGATTTTGGTTGCCTTGTCTTCAAGGTCACGCGCCATGTAAGCGGCTTTAGCTTCCAGCTCGTCCTTTGTCATGAGGCCTGCCTCACGGACGAGGGTCTTTAGTTCGTAGTTCTCTGCGGTGAGCTGTTCGGGAGTCTTTTCCCAAGGGTTGGCACGCGGTGCCGTCTCATCGAATCGTGCCGGGATCTGGACGGCGTTAGGTGCGGTTGTTGTTTCCATTCGTATATTTCCAATTCAGTTTAGATGTGTTGTCCATATGGACCTTTCTGTCATTTTGTCTTTGTCCTTGGCCTGAGGCCTTCAACTACACCTTGTCCATTTATGGTAAACTTAGGTATAGAGATTGAGGTTTTTATGTCATTCCTTTCCTCCTTCCTCTGTTGAGGCTTATCGTGGTTGTTAGGTCTTTGCTCTTATTGTTTTGCATGAAGTGCCCCGCGCCTGTCGTTTTGGTTTGCGGGGCATTTCTATTTCTCCACAAGATCCCAAAGCGGGGTCACCGTTTCAGGCTCTTCCTCCCGCATTCGTGTAAACCTGTTATCGGCGGCTACTTGAGCCGCCATCTTCTTTGCGTAGCGGGCTTCAAGGTCACGGACCCTTCTAAGTGATTCTTCAAGACTGATCATGCGCTTACTTTCTCTAGTTCGATTTCTGATTGCTGGCACCAGTAGCACTCCGGATTAAACTTCCCGCCGTTAGCGTGGTAGCGGACGTGTGGTCCTTTGCTTTGGCGGCGGTGAACTTCTTCCTTGGGGGCTGTGGCAAACCACAATTTCTGCCCTTGTGAGGCTCTTTCCTTCTGAGCCTTCTTGACTGCATCGGGAAGTTGCTTCCAGTGTTCTTTAGCGCTCTGTCTGCGGCGCTCTGTAAGGGCTTCGGTTTCCTGTTCGGTGCGTGCTGCTCGGGCTGCTGCCCTGCCTGCACTCATTGCCGCCTTTTGCTCCGCCGTGAGGGTCATTCCGTAGCGGTGGGAGAGCCTGCCCTTGGGCTGTTGTCCCTTGCGAGTCAGAAGCGGCACCTTCGGCTGTGCGGATGTGTGCTGCTTTCGGTAGTGGTCTTCGCGCTGGTCGGCATAGGCCGCGTCATCCGTGTCCAGCTTCTCTAGGGCGATTGCCTTGACGTTCTCCGGCCCAATCTCCCTCATCCATTCATAGACGGGTAGGTGGTCATGAGTGCCCTGCCTGCATCGGTACTTGTGTAGGGCAAGTCTCTCGGGAACGTACCTGCATTGGCCGATGTAGCGCACCACTCCATCAGGTCCGTGAAGTCCGTAGATTGCTCGGGAGTAGTCGCGGGGGGTTCGAGGGCTTCGTGGCA is from Arthrobacter sp. QXT-31 and encodes:
- a CDS encoding AAA family ATPase, with the protein product METTTAPNAVQIPARFDETAPRANPWEKTPEQLTAENYELKTLVREAGLMTKDELEAKAAYMARDLEDKATKIFNKRIEASEKFQSWELVEVELANKRAREEANRRYKVENSDADLSLFDSCMDLHTALTMPEEPMEWRVKHLLMVGHITTVTAPAKAGKTVLQVNRVKSYVDGTPLFGRFPVKPVEGNVAVWNYELMPNQMHDWFRRAQIVNRHKIFVMNMRGAGLFIQNEVVLERAIKWLRDNKIEILEIDPLQAAFLGSVNSDEDAADYITALQRLQKESGVKDIILTTHMGHAGKSNAEFERSIGSARWEGFPDNMWIYKREGDTAYLRIDKGRMDPVPEFALTRDPATNMLTHMGDNSGQEASKANDLFREVIRTLADGIQKLKTKDVVEKIAGSATKKKQEVRSILEELSEWGLLTEENVKQESGQKAAMVQMNSSGCGLFRAMIDNKRQVFRPLAVWSDGDPEPQSPLKVIVLQGV